The Drosophila subobscura isolate 14011-0131.10 chromosome A, UCBerk_Dsub_1.0, whole genome shotgun sequence genome includes the window GAAGCCTCTGCGAGCGCCTGGCGCAGAGGGAACGAGTGCCGAGGAGCCAGAGGAGCCCGAGGAGGACGCCgacgaggaggaagaggaggaggaggaggaagagccgCCCGAGATTAACTATTGCACAGTGAAAATATCGCCGGACAAGCCACCGAAGGAGCGCCTGAAGCTgatcatcaagacggacgtgATCCGCAACGCCAttgccaaggcagcagcagcggcggcagccaaaGCCGCTGGCGAGGAGACGCGCAGCGAAAAGAAGTCCAAGAGCAAGAAGCACAAGCACCTCAAGCACGCACAgctggcggagcagcagcagcagcagcagcagctgacaaGCAGCGGTGGAGCAGTGCCCACTGCGACGGCAGTCgtcacggccacggccacggtcACAGCGGAGGCAAATTCCGAGTTTAAGACGCCGTCACCCCACCTGGCActcaacgagcagcagcagcagcagcaacagcagcagcagcagccacgacaACTGATTTCACCCACGACCCGGTCGGATCACGACTTCGATTCGCAGTCCTCGGTGCTGGGCAGCATCTCGTCGAAGGGCAACAgcacgccgctgctgctggcgcaggCCGTGCAGGAGGACAGCTGCGTCATACGCAGCCGCGGGTCGAGTGTGATCACGAGCGACCTGGAGTCCAGCCAGCACTCGTCGCTGGTGGCGCCACCCTCGGACATTGAGTCGCGCCTGGAGTCCATGATGATGACCATCGACGGGGGCTCGGCGGCAGCTGGCACGACGGTGTCGGACGTTGCACCGGGACCGCTGCAGGAGGATATTCTGGCCGTGCTGCGCGGCGATGTGACACGGGTGAATGGTGCGGGCGaggagccagcagcggcagcggcagcggtggagcaggaggagcaggagcctcAGCCGCCCAAGCGCACGACgcgcggcaggggcaggaaGGCCAACAACAATGTGGATGCGGCAccagcggtggcagtggccgaAACTCGAACACGGGGCAGGGCCAAGGCAGCGGAGGCCACGACATCTCccgcggctgtggctgcgcctgcgcctgcccctgcccctgcggCTGTGCCCAAGCGTGCCACACGCGGCACTCGCGGCGCCAAGAAGGCGGAActggagatggaaatggaggtGGAGTCGGGCAACGATCCGGAGGAggccgccgcagcagcggcgactgcCACAGCGTTGCCGCGCCGCGGCCGCAATGCTGCCGCCcgtgccaacaacaacaatttggccagcatcaacaacaacatcaacaaaataGCCGCCAGCCTGTCGGCCAAGGCGGAGGCCAGTCGCCTGGCGGAGGGCGGCCCGGCACCGGCTGCCCGCAGCTACGGCCGCAAGCGAAAGAATCAGCAGGTGACGCAGCTGGTGACGCAGCTGGTGCCGCAGGAAGCGAGCACGGAGAATGCTCCAGCCGCAGCTCCAGCCGggaatgaggaggaggaggatgaacaGCCAACGCCCGCCAAAATGCCACACACCCAGCACGAGCccgaggcagaggccgaggccgaggcggaggcggaggctgatGAGGATGCCGCTGCGGATCACGACAACGAGCCGGACCCGGATCCAGACCTCGACGAGGCCGAGGACTCAAATTCGAACTCGAACCACTCCTCGCTGCAGCACGACGGCTCCTCGTCGTCGCCCCCGCCGCGCGACTTCAAGTTCAAGGATAAATTCAAGCGCACCCTCACCCTCGACACGcaagcagccgccgcagcagcagaagcggaggcggaggcagcagccccagcggcaggagcggcaacagcaacagcaacagagggaAATGCCACCTCGACGGTGGCAGCACcagcgccaccgccgccggcaGAAGCCGAGCCACGGGGCGCCGTGAAGCTGGTCATCTCGAAGAAGAAGGGCAGCATCTTCAAGAGCCGCGCCCTGGTGCCCTCCGACCAGGCGGAGCAGGCGTCGGTGGCCAAGCGGCACCTGTACAAGCACAGCTGGGACGCCGCACTCGAGGCGAATGGCGGCGGCACGGGCAGCGATGCCAGCAATGCCTCGGCGCCCGGCGGCGTCTCCTCCACGGGCGGCAAGGACCACATGCTGCACATGCACCTGCTGGCCACCAAGTCGGACGGCGACTTCTGCGACAGTCCCtcctccaacaacaacacgagcagcggcagctgctcctcctccacgctGCGCGACGACAGTCCggccctgggcctgggcctgggtctgggcaaGGTCTCGCGCAGCACGGCCAAGCAGGTCAGCCTGCCCGTGGCCCACACCATGGTCGAGGGCTTTGACATGAATGCcgcggaggtggaggagctcGGACTGGAGCGGGTTGTGGGCCTGAGCAGTGTGGGAAATCTagtcggcagcagcagcggcggcggcggaggcggaggagccgctggcagcggcagtggcagtggcagcggcggcggcagcggcgctCCCCTGCGGGTGGATCGCAAGACCAAGGAGTACTACACGGTGGTGCGGAATGTGAAGACCGCCCATCAGATCCAGGAGATTGGCGAGTACCAGGAGATGGACGACGACGTGGAGTACATACTCGACGCCCTGCAGCCGCACAATCCGCCAGCGACGCGCTGCCTCTCCGCCCTGCAGCTGGCCACCAAGTGCATGATGCCCGCGTTCCGGATGCACGTCCGCGCCCACGGCGTGGTCACAAAGTTCTTCAAGGTGAGTGATGACGTCCAGGGAGGAGGACGGCCGAGGATGCCTTGCCCCACAATCCAACCTGCTTTCTGTGTCTCTCCTTTCAGGCCCTGTCCGATGCCAACCGAGACCTCAGCCTGGGTCTGTGCACCTCGGCCATAATGTACATTCTGTCGCAGGAGGGACTCAACATGGACCTGGATCGCGACTCGCTGGAGCTGATGATCAATCTGCTGGAGGCGGAcggtgtgggcgtggcggGAGCTGCCCCCTCCGACCAGCGTGCCAACTACGAGCGCAACAAGCAGAAGGTGCGCGAGCTGTGCGAGGAGATCAAGGCGCAGGGCAAGGGCACACATCTGAATGTCGAGTCCATCACGGTGGGCACCCTGGCCATGGAGACGCTGCTCTCGCTGACCTCCAAGCGGGCTGGGGAGTGGTTCAAGGAGGATCTGCGCAAGCTCGGCGGCCTCGAGCACATCATCAAGACCATATCGGACTTCTGTCGTCCCATAATTGCCTgcgacatggacatggagcGGCAGATCACGTGGGTGCCCGTCCTGCTGGACAACATGCAGACGGTGGCCCGCTGCCTGCGCGTCCTCGAGAACGTCACGCAGCACAACGAGGCGAACCAGCGCTACATGCTAACCTTCTCGAAGGGCCGGGCCGTGGACACGCTCTGCCTGCTGTACCGCCTGTGCAGCCGCCAATTGGTCTTGCATCCGTCCACCACGGAGCTGGCCacgggcagcaacagccgcaagGAGCATCCGGGCGTGGCCATGCGCGAGCTGCTCATCAATGTGATGAAGGTGCTGATCAGCCTGACGCACACCTTCAACGAGGCACATCCCTCGCTGGGCGCCGATCTGCTGGGCAAGCGCGGAGACGTGATCGAGACGagcttccagctgctgctgctctcaagCAATTACATTCCGGACAATTGTGTCTTCGAGCTGAGCATTTTGGTGAGTCCTTCGAGCAGTCTTTGACGTGCACCTTGTGCTGATTACGCTCCACTTTCAGGTGCTCACGCTGCTGATCAATCTGTGCATGTACACGCCGCGCAACCGCACCCATTTGATGGAGGCCTTTGCACCAGCCGAATATGTGGCGGAGACGCCGCCGGTGCAGGGCAGAGTCAGTGCACTTCAGGCGCTCATCGAGTACTTCTACAAGTGCGAGGAGCTGGCCAGGTGAGTTCCGACGGGAGATGCCCCAAGCACAGAGATTTATCTTCATGATTTCCTCACAGATTGGTGGAGAAGAACACGGACGCCTTCCTGGAGAGCAACGAGACGGGCAAGAAGAAACAGGAGGAAGTCGAGGAGACAGTCAACAATCGTAAGTAGTCCTCGGCTCTGTGTGTTTCCCATTCATTTATCTCTGTTGCGGCTTTCTTCTAGTGCTTCAACGCGCTGGCCATCACATGGAGCACACGCTCAAGGGCAGCTACGCGGCCATTCTGGTGGGCAACCTTATCACCGACAACGAGCTGTACGAGGCCATAGTGCGGCGACAGCTGCGCGGTCACAGCTTCCGCGAGGTTGTCGGCGTGCTGGAGAAATATCACACCTTCATGAATCTTACGTCCAGCGTGAGTAGAGAGTCCCCATCTAGATGCCTCCATTTATGCCTCTAACCATAACTCTGCTCGTTGCTATAGCTGGAGGCCGCTGTTGTGTCTCACATGAAGTCCACGAAGCGCATCATCGACAACTTCAAGAAGCGCGACTACATCTACGAGCATGCGGACGAGCTGGATGATGGTTTGCCGCTCAATCTGGAGACCACAGCGCAGGATCATCAGGATGAGCTGGCGGCGGGCATCAGTGGGGACACGACCAcgtcctcctccacctcctcgtcGCCGACATCGTCGACGCGTGTGCCGCGCGTCTACAAGACAtacagcagccacagataaTCGCTGTAAACGGAAGAGGACtaccaggaggaggaggggccCGCCACCAAAATGTAattcgtgtttgtgtgtttgtactcgtgtgtgtgtgtgtgtgtgcacttgGCTTTGGATCAGCTCCATTATATATAGATgcataatatatatgtatagctGTTTATGTGTATATGGATAGGTACATAAGGTTAGCAAAAAGTGTGAATATTCGTTTATTCGTTTGTATTAACCCCAAAAAGTGATAGCAAACTCTTGAGCATGGTCAGCGTTGAAACTACAAGCCgcaagaaaacagaaacaaaacccTAAACCCGAGTGGTAACGGTAAACCTAACTGGCATTGATACCGCACCGGAACACGAGCCGGAACTGGAGCACGAACCGGAACCGAAACCGAACCCGAACAAGAACAACACAAAGATCCAAATCCACTACTGATATGTGTACGTTATATAGTCATAAGCAATATTAGCctaaactaaacaaacaaaaacaaaaacaaaaaacgataAACGAAAACCTACTGCTTACCGAAAGAACATGTAAATATTGTTTAATCAGCGATTTTATGCGAgtgcgtttttggttttaatttctaacgtgtctgtgcatgtgtgtgttgtgtgtgtgtgtgtgtttactttttttttacctATTCGTACTCTTAATTATACAGTAGATATATGAAATAAACACATCTCCTTATGTTGTAATCTTAAGGTTACTCAGCTCTCAGTGTTAAGCAGAGACAGCGCgaaagcgacagagagaggaagggagagagagcgaaagcgaaagcggaAGCGAAGTGTAAGAAGAGATTTAAgagtgcataaataaaaacagttATTTTATTGCCTAAATCTAAACCTAAACCTAAGCTGAAGAACACACCCTAATTATAAATCTAAACAaactatatataaataaatatatgtatgtatgtatatgtatgtgtacgtttacaaaaaaagaaaagaaaaccacaaaaaatgtcATATTTAGGCTACCAAAATCTAGAGAGAAGAGctcgagagggagagagtggcgAACGCGTacgcgagacagagagagagaaacaattTCGGGAACAAAAtacatgtatatttattttgtgttttaaaatttgtcGATAATGTGAAAAagtctatatatacatatatataggaAGTACGTCATATATTGTTCttgcagaaaacaaaaaaaagcaaaaataaaacaaacaaaaaaaaataaaaataaaaacgtgAGTTAATTGTAAGTTGAAGTGGAACCAACAAGTTGCCTTAGTTTAAGTGAGTTTCTATGCTTGGATCAAACAACATTGATGGTTGCGCTTCCAGCGATAAAAGTACCAGCACCTCTCCTGCTTCCTGCTAAGCGGAAGCCTCTGTGTggatcagggctcggcacgcacacacgcataccCGCTAGACACCTTAATGCAagtgtacgtgagcggcagaGCCTTTTCCTCTGCCCTGGCGTGAATCAACTGCCCGAAGCGAACAAACTTTGTCCACTGATGCTGGAGGGCTCGGAGATATATCTGCTTAAAGGACATCCTATACCATTTACACTTGGAAATTATATGTGCAGCATCTAATGGAAAGTTAAGAATAAGAGATAATTGTGTTTAAACTTGCAACGCGTTTCGCGGATAAGCAGTTTCATGCAGGGTTGCACTGCACAAGCTTCGATATTTCATATCTCTATTTGGTTTACAATGTTTGGAGCATTTCAAGTTGCTTTAACCAAATATTTGATTGGCAATTGACTTATTCCATTACTGTTAGCCTTACCGCTATAGCATGGAAACGCAAACACAACTATAAATTTGTATACACCAATTCGATAGCAGTTGCATCCTTGAGCTTGCATTTCCACTGCCGGCCTTTGCCATATGGTTGTTTTGGCAACAATACAACAAAGCGTTATCCTGAAAACTACCCAATATTGTGGAAGATTGTTTCAGCaattggataaaattatagtttcagtGCTGAGAGTCTTGGCTAGTTGGTAATATGAAATAGAATATCAATATCGAGGAATACGATTTCCATCGGTATACTTGCAGTATATTTTAAAagtgagaaggtatatttcggtatattgcTGAGGTATGTCAGGCGGTATATCTATCGATAAGtgcgcggtcacactgtaaACATCTATTTATCAAACAAGGCGGAAAAAATGCAACCAGAAACACAGGACACTGAATAGTTTATTTTCGTTCAGTTGCTCGCGTCCGTTTAATTCCGTTCGGTGCCACAGAGAGTGCTAAATTCGTTGTACATTCATACcctcaaaaaaagaaacaagaaggAAACCAATTGGAGGAAAACAGGCAGAGAGTGagcccaacacacacacgcaaacgcaaaaacaaacacacacacagacacacattcaGGCAGACGCGATACAGGAGCGAGACAAGCGAAGAAGAATAGGAAAGAGGAAGTGGGCGTGACATACGCCAGAGGCTGGGCGTCAGCTTCCCCCCTCCCTCCAGCACCCTTCGCCAGGATACAACGCGAGGTCAGAGGAAGACAGAGCAGACTCTGTCCCTaactgactgctgctgcaccatgTCCAAGGTGCTCAGCCCACAGAAGCGTCGCGTCGGCATGGCCATGGGCGTGAGCATGGCGGCGGGAGGCCTCGACGAGGGCCTGGAATTCAACGGCAGCAGCTCGATCATTGACTTCCTGGCCAAAGAGCAGGACGGCGGCGTTGACGCCGACCCGGAGAGCATCTTCCAGGAGGTGAGCCGCCTCTCGGACAACACCGACACCCGCTCCGTCGATGAGCTACTGCAGGAGGCGGAGCGTctcattcagcagcagctgcgcctgGGCGGCCTCACCACGGACACAATTGAAACCAGGCTGAatggtggaggcggaggcgttGGCGGTGGCGATTTCAATGGCCAGGCGAAGGCAAAGACAAAGTCCCAGAACCAAAGCGCCAGCCACACGCCCTCATCCTCGCCCCAGTCATCGCCGCACAGCAGCATCCGTCTGAACACACGCTACACGCACCGCATTGAGCATTCGCCACCCAAGCCGGGATCGGCACTGGCCAGGGCACGTGCACTGCCCGCAGGCGGCCCAAGCCATGCCAGACACAAGTCAAAGTCATCACCAGCCCCCACACCGGCCCAGACGCCACACGAGCTGAACGGCGGCGAAGGATTTGCCGCCTTCGTTGACAATTTGCCCTCGGAGTCGGTCATCTCGGATGAGTCCACGCCCAAGGACATGCACAACAATACGGCAGCACAGAACGCTCAGCAGCAATCGCAGCTGGACAACAcggacgatgatgaggatacGGTGAGTGAATGTGTTCCCTTTTCTATAATTTCTCCTGCTGCACCACTGAGCAGCTTCCTGCACGAACTTCCTGCAGGGCTAGGCCCATTTCCTGCCTTTTCTTGGGGGGTTGCCAAGCGCAGGCTTGCCTTCGATTATTTATCGTTGGTTATCGATGACATGCAACGATTACAGACAGAAACTCCGATTCtcttctataaataaatagctttgatttgtttattttccctGCCACACAGAATGAAGGAtatccacgcacacacacacacacacacgcacacacactcggcacacacacacacacacacacacataaataattaatcatCAATCACTGGACAAACAACCattcagacagacagacactcatCATTCCGGGAAGAGGAGCGAAATTTATCCAATGGCCTGGGCCACCGTCTCGGCCACGGTCCAGCCCTCGAGGGCCGTGTCCTTGATGTACTTGGGTGGCAGCACAAAGCCATAGGCGCCGCGATCACGCAGCTCCACGGTGTACACATACTTGACACCGAGCGCCGCACGGCTCCAGTCGTCGGAGCCGCCGCCGGCAATGCCCAGCACCTCGTGGGTGACCGCTGCCTCGTAGGTGCTGCCAGTTTTCTGGGCAATGCGCTGGACGGCCGTGTTGCCGACACGCTGCAGCACGCTGGCATCCCTCACCTTGACGGCCTTGTAGGCCCACGGATAGACGATCATCTGGCCGTAGCTGTGGTACGTCAGATACGCCTCCAGATTGTACTTGCGCTTGGCGAGGAACTCCGTCACGACCTTGGTCTCCGCCTCCGAGGCGGGCGCCGAGCCGCGGTACGTGTCGCTGCAGGGATTCGTCGAGGAGCCGTAGCCCGACCATCCAATGTCAAAGTTGCGATTCAGATCGACGCCCACACAGCTGGAGCGACGCGTGGGCGATCGATTCTTGCGCCACAGGCGGTTGGTGGTGCGCGTGTACTCGTAGCCATCGGGATTCATCACGGGCATGATGTACCACGTGAGGCCGCGGATGTGGGCCGGCTGGTTCTCCCAGTTGGACATCAGTTGGTACAGGATGAACGTCACCGTCGCTGGGCTGATCCACTCGCGTGCATGGATGCCGCCGTCTATCCAGATCTTCTTGTACTCGCGCGGATTCTCTGAGATTCTAAAGCGAACTTTTAGGCATATTGTCTGGGGGGAAAGACTGGCGGTACCTACCGCAGCACCTTCAGATCGCGACCCTCAGCCGACTGGCCGATCGTGTAGAGGCGCACAATGTTCGGGAACTTGCTGCGGATCTCCCGCATGAAGGCGTAGATGGTCTCCAGATCGTGATAGTCCTTCCAGTGCATGCTGCTCCGCGTGGCCTTCTCTGTGGGTTATGGGAATTGGATGAGAGATTCACTCACCCTGCGCTTTCCACTTGAACTTACTTGTTCGCTGGCCAGGGTCCGCTCTGGTGGCATTGATGCCATCCATGTGCTCCTCATCGATCAGGGCCTGGACATTACCGGACAGCACTTGGGCATCCAGGCGCTGAGCATTGAGGAAGGAGCGCGCcgccttcagctgctccttggcaaAGGATATGTCCAGAAACTTTGAGTTCTCCTTCCAAATGTTGCCACCGAACTTCTGCTCGAGCACCTGGCTGACGGGCACCTGCCGCTGCATCGCCTCCGATATGTTGTAGATCCTCCAGAGCTGCGCCTCGTCATACCTCTGTGGTATCTCGTTCACGTCCAGCGCCATCGGTGTCGTCTGGGCTGATGccactgctgcggctgctatcagcagcagtagcagcagccaggggACTGGCGCGGGACTTGGCGGCGACATCACTATCAGAGCTGGAAAACAAAGCAGAGTGTTATCAGCTCGACTCTCGATCTGGGACTGACTCTGGGACTGGCAGCTGCGCAGCATGCGAGCTGCCTGCTGTAAGTAATTGCCTTTCCCTTTGGCAACTTAGTTCTGACTCAGGCAATGCCCGTTAACGGGCCAGTGCTGCCCATTTGACTGTGCTGCCCAGCCACAGACTGAATGAGCGTTAAATCCAAATAAGAAAGTGATGAACCTGGCTGGCATTTCTTCTATTTTTACCTGAACAAACAACTCGGGAGCCAGTTACAGTTCTGCTATCGCTGTGAAATCTTCCACACGTCGAAACACTCAACAGTAGCGCTCTGAAATTGGGGCTTACTCGACTGACCTGATTGGAACTTGGCCTGTTTGGCCGGGAAATTCTAATTAGGAAGCGAAAACTCTTGCGATAATCGCAATTTAAATGGAACCAGCTGCACAATTAACTCAAATATTAAATCAGGTGTGCAAAGGTCATCTAATTACCGCACAAAAAACTACATGACACATTTCCGTTCCATTGTCAACGACCATCAGTTATCGTACGAAGTCTGTAACTATTTTTTCCGTTGTGTTTTCAAGTAATTACAGATAGTGAATCATTTGGTGCTCCATTTTCCACTGAGGCTTGCTGGAGCTTGAAGATCTTTCTGGCGCGACAGTTTCGGTCGGACAATGTTCGTCCCAAGTTCATTGCcgacatttgcatttctgcCTTTACGAATTCCACTGACGTTCGATCGTGATTCGTATTCGGAATGGTTCTGGTTCCTCGTGGAATGTGATTTGAATGCGCGATGTCCCACCAGCTATTGAATGGCGCATTAGTCCGGAACAGCACCAGCGTCAGCAGTGCTCGGAGAGACCCTGATCTAAATCCCGGAATGGAAAACTATCAGCAAACGATCTCTAaacctctttttttttcacgTGCCTGTGCTAATTTCCCTGTCCCGTatatggtttatttttatttttttatttgtacgTTGTTGTGTTGCGTATTTGTTTatctgttgtgtgtttgtttttattttcttcttttttttattgccatgCAGAAAGTGGCACTTCGGAGCACGGGGTCTCCGAGAACAGGTTCTCTCGGACGAACTGAGCGCACAACTTGGTTTCGGATGTTCGGATGTGTCTGTAATTACCACCTAGACCTTCGCTGCGATACGGAGACGGGCTGAAAACTGTGTGCTGCCCCAGTGGCAGTGTCCAAAAGTCTTGACCCGGTCCTGGACTTCCCTCGGGGCTgcccaacaaaagcaaaagcccaaAAATGGTAACTCGTTTCGGGAGGCAAAcctgttcgttttttgtgtcGGATCCCATACCAATCCCGTTACATGCCCATGCAAATGCGCTTCCTCGTTCCTCATTACACTTCCTATCTGCCAGCTCCCGCTGCCCATTACTCATTACACAGACACATGCGCATGCAAGCgaatttcgtttgatttttgttgcttactCTTTGCTGCTGGTCCAGTGGTGTGGCGGGGGTGGAATGTGCGCACTTTTGCCGGCTGGACTctgggcgagagagagagagagagcgaaagagagtgcGCTTTTGCGTGCGTACTTCCGTGCGTGCCTACTTTTGTGCGTGCTCTCGTGCCGTGCTGCTCTGTCCGTGCGTGCATGCGTGCCTGCGTGCAGGCGCTTGCGTATTGAAGAGGGGAGAGCGCTGTGTGTAACGGGATGACAGGCTGACACCAGACTAAATGCTGCGTTTGTATGCGCTTCAATTTTTATATGGCCGCTCTGCCGGAGATCAGTGTGCAGGaggggaaaacaaaaaaaaacaacagaaaagaaaaaaacaaaaaacaaaaaacgccaaAACCGAGAATTACAATAACAGCGAaaaccgaaacacacacacagacacacacacactggcagcaagcaaacaaaaaaaagagcaaatcTGTTGTAAAATTGCGCTGAACACGACAACCGATCTTGGAGCGATCGTCGCGTACTGAATGGGAcaacagtcgcagcagcaacagcagcagcaccagcagcagcggctgcgcTTTACAGGCAGGTGAGCGCAGAAGCGCCAGCGTcgtcagcgccagcgccagcgccgtTAGCCAGTGGCAGCGAGAGAGTCACACACTTACGCATGGAGTGGAACATCTCTATCCCTGTCTGGCCTGCACGCTGCCATGCTGGCcgcgctgtgtgtgtgtgtgtgtgtgtatgtgcgggaagagagagagagagagagggagagccccAAGTCCGAGTGCAGAGTGATGagtgcccacgcccacgctgCGGTACATCTCTGTCCAACTGCAGGGTTAAGTGCACTACCAGCCGGCGACATTGACATTTGATGACGTCTTACACACAGTCAAAGCCAGCAGACAGCTGCCATCTTGCCTAAGATTCTCCCGGACTGTTATGATTCAGCGTCAGACAAAGTCCAGTCATTAATCTTTGATTCCAGGAACTCTGTCCCCCCTCCGCTTTGATGTTTAATGATTGCTAATGCACTCAAGAATGCAAATCAAAGCTTCCCGCTTGACGGACA containing:
- the LOC117903673 gene encoding protein wings apart-like isoform X4 yields the protein MSRWGKNIVVPLDSLCKEKENTNRPTVARSVGTVGKWGKMGFTSTRTYTLSALHPMAAAAAAAAAAASPAQSPASTHDHDPNDLSVSVPEPPKPKKFFKSRNAAPPEVIAQIIQQMPHCVATSPMRDQHATPAAAHETLKQKLAKGNSAERKRKSPKKKAATAAAAATPVTPSTPGAFGLDRDDLDAGSAAEHLESGDEPRSSKKKPRAKEEKKLKPEAPPSRILGRARKAVNYREVDEDDRYPTPTKDLIISKSRTPTETVTSATATAAAAALGANSTEAISSTAAGSSPDSGPALPPPTTVPSAAAAAVVAAATALPLSTSASATNPTSASRTPEHPPIVLRISKGTSRLVSTDSEEPPSSSPAHQQYHQQHQQQQQQQLLQQHQQHHLQYQNQSQQQQHLEEPFGGGGAETGGALEDRRDEEREKVPAVTPKIIVKPLRAPGAEGTSAEEPEEPEEDADEEEEEEEEEEPPEINYCTVKISPDKPPKERLKLIIKTDVIRNAIAKAAAAAAAKAAGEETRSEKKSKSKKHKHLKHAQLAEQQQQQQQLTSSGGAVPTATAVVTATATVTAEANSEFKTPSPHLALNEQQQQQQQQQQQPRQLISPTTRSDHDFDSQSSVLGSISSKGNSTPLLLAQAVQEDSCVIRSRGSSVITSDLESSQHSSLVAPPSDIESRLESMMMTIDGGSAAAGTTVSDVAPGPLQEDILAVLRGDVTRVNGAGEEPAAAAAAVEQEEQEPQPPKRTTRGRGRKANNNVDAAPAVAVAETRTRGRAKAAEATTSPAAVAAPAPAPAPAAVPKRATRGTRGAKKAELEMEMEVESGNDPEEAAAAAATATALPRRGRNAAARANNNNLASINNNINKIAASLSAKAEASRLAEGGPAPAARSYGRKRKNQQVTQLVTQLVPQEASTENAPAAAPAGNEEEEDEQPTPAKMPHTQHEPEAEAEAEAEAEADEDAAADHDNEPDPDPDLDEAEDSNSNSNHSSLQHDGSSSSPPPRDFKFKDKFKRTLTLDTQAAAAAAEAEAEAAAPAAGAATATATEGNATSTVAAPAPPPPAEAEPRGAVKLVISKKKGSIFKSRALVPSDQAEQASVAKRHLYKHSWDAALEANGGGTGSDASNASAPGGVSSTGGKDHMLHMHLLATKSDGDFCDSPSSNNNTSSGSCSSSTLRDDSPALGLGLGLGKVSRSTAKQVSLPVAHTMVEGFDMNAAEVEELGLERVVGLSSVGNLVGSSSGGGGGGGAAGSGSGSGSGGGSGAPLRVDRKTKEYYTVVRNVKTAHQIQEIGEYQEMDDDVEYILDALQPHNPPATRCLSALQLATKCMMPAFRMHVRAHGVVTKFFKALSDANRDLSLGLCTSAIMYILSQEGLNMDLDRDSLELMINLLEADGVGVAGAAPSDQRANYERNKQKVRELCEEIKAQGKGTHLNVESITVGTLAMETLLSLTSKRAGEWFKEDLRKLGGLEHIIKTISDFCRPIIACDMDMERQITWVPVLLDNMQTVARCLRVLENVTQHNEANQRYMLTFSKGRAVDTLCLLYRLCSRQLVLHPSTTELATGSNSRKEHPGVAMRELLINVMKVLISLTHTFNEAHPSLGADLLGKRGDVIETSFQLLLLSSNYIPDNCVFELSILVLTLLINLCMYTPRNRTHLMEAFAPAEYVAETPPVQGRVSALQALIEYFYKCEELARLVEKNTDAFLESNETGKKKQEEVEETVNNLLQRAGHHMEHTLKGSYAAILVGNLITDNELYEAIVRRQLRGHSFREVVGVLEKYHTFMNLTSSLEAADRQLQEARLHLRACGRAG